A single Lolium perenne isolate Kyuss_39 chromosome 6, Kyuss_2.0, whole genome shotgun sequence DNA region contains:
- the LOC127308024 gene encoding uncharacterized protein: MAMRALYNEIRAMKVREVPAYLKPRLTWENVKKSTDKAVDGYIEKYIETNSPEPLFHICFGGMAFFYLVNLPVERRHLEHLEKHGGGH; this comes from the coding sequence ATGGCGATGCGTGCCCTGTACAACGAGATCCGCGCGATGAAGGTGCGCGAGGTTCCGGCGTACCTCAAGCCGCGCCTCACCTGGGAGAACGTGAAGAAGAGCACCGACAAGGCCGTGGACGGCTACATCGAGAAGTACATCGAGACCAACTCCCCGGAGCCGCTCTTCCACATCTGCTTCGGCGGCATGGCCTTCTTCTACCTCGTCAACCTGCCCGTCGAGCGCCGCCACCTCGAGCACCTCGAGAAGCACGGCGGCGGCCACTAG